A stretch of Amycolatopsis balhimycina FH 1894 DNA encodes these proteins:
- a CDS encoding sensor histidine kinase: MNLPGTRSLRARITLLATVLVAAVSLLLLWLAWTLVRDSLDAVPQMPPGSTVVVDGVEVDASTLAEHLRVHARDRMLLFGSLAFLLVVAAAAILAWTFTSRVLLPLREITGTARRLSVESLGERIGEVRSRDELAELANTFDDMLDRLQAAFDAQRHFVANASHELRTPLSVIRTELDVTLADDDADVAELRRMGGVVRDATERAGQLVNSLLLLARTDGAGLGVREPVDLAAVVDRAWRAVHREAEQRGIRASFATPPAPAFGDPALLERIAGNLLENAVRHNVDGGWLDVVTQPGPRWSTLRVRSSGGLVDPAAVPELFEPFRRAGVARTARSGAGLGLSIVRAAVAAHGGTVTAEPIVGGGLGVTVHLPVR; encoded by the coding sequence GTGAACCTGCCGGGCACCCGCTCGCTCCGCGCCCGGATCACGCTGCTGGCGACCGTGCTGGTCGCCGCCGTCAGCCTGCTGCTGCTCTGGCTGGCCTGGACGCTGGTCCGGGACTCGCTGGACGCCGTCCCGCAGATGCCGCCGGGCAGCACGGTGGTCGTCGACGGCGTCGAGGTCGACGCGTCGACGCTCGCCGAGCACCTGCGCGTGCACGCCCGCGACCGGATGCTGCTGTTCGGTTCGCTGGCGTTCCTGCTGGTGGTGGCGGCCGCGGCGATCCTCGCCTGGACGTTCACCTCGCGGGTGCTGCTGCCGCTGCGCGAGATCACCGGGACCGCGCGGCGGCTGTCGGTCGAGTCGCTGGGGGAGCGGATCGGCGAGGTCCGGTCCCGCGACGAGCTGGCCGAGCTGGCGAACACGTTCGACGACATGCTCGACCGGCTGCAGGCCGCGTTCGACGCGCAACGCCACTTCGTCGCGAACGCGAGCCACGAGCTGCGGACGCCGTTGTCGGTGATCCGCACGGAACTGGACGTCACCCTCGCCGACGACGACGCCGACGTGGCCGAGCTGCGCCGGATGGGCGGAGTGGTCCGCGACGCCACCGAGCGGGCCGGGCAGCTGGTCAACTCGCTGCTGCTGCTGGCCCGCACCGACGGGGCCGGCCTCGGGGTGCGCGAGCCGGTCGACCTGGCGGCCGTCGTCGACCGGGCCTGGCGCGCGGTCCACCGGGAAGCGGAGCAGCGCGGCATCCGGGCGTCGTTCGCGACGCCGCCGGCGCCCGCGTTCGGCGATCCCGCGCTGCTGGAGCGGATCGCGGGCAACCTGCTGGAGAACGCCGTCCGCCACAACGTCGACGGCGGCTGGCTGGACGTCGTCACGCAGCCCGGGCCGCGGTGGTCGACCCTGCGGGTCCGCTCGTCCGGCGGTCTCGTGGACCCGGCGGCGGTGCCGGAGCTGTTCGAGCCGTTCCGCCGGGCCGGCGTGGCCCGCACGGCCCGCTCGGGCGCGGGCCTGGGCCTCTCGATCGTCCGCGCCGCCGTGGCGGCGCACGGCGGAACGGTCACGGCCGAACCGATCGTGGGCGGCGGCCTCGGCGTAACAGTCCACCTCCCGGTCCGCTGA
- a CDS encoding alpha/beta hydrolase: protein MLVWSIMTGLRFLLRLPEPVLRVLAGRPVVVDGRQPVPTARMLMRVARFAPFDAPHQNGDLARARRELNLAGALAGAGICPGVRIRDSSWPGPGGPLPLRLYEPDGVPAGGPALVYFHGGGFVLGSLDTHEGACRLLAEEAGVRVVSIGYRLAPEHPFPAAATDAVAAFSFVHDHAAEFGIDPARLAVGGDSSGANLAAVVAHAAARGELPRPVFSLLLTPATDALGESESHRQFGSGFRLDRDEWSWYRDQYVRDPASYTDPRASVLYDDSLDGLPPTYVATCGFDLLRDEGEAYAARLAAAGVPLIHRRHEGQLHGFANRVGVDPDARAAMLHAAGVLRAGLALSPKGHHA from the coding sequence ATGCTCGTGTGGTCGATCATGACCGGGCTGCGCTTCCTGCTGCGGCTGCCGGAGCCGGTGCTGCGCGTGCTCGCCGGGCGCCCGGTGGTGGTGGACGGCCGGCAGCCGGTGCCCACCGCGCGGATGCTGATGCGGGTAGCGCGGTTCGCGCCGTTCGACGCGCCGCACCAGAATGGCGACCTCGCGCGGGCCCGGCGGGAGCTGAATCTGGCGGGCGCGCTCGCCGGCGCCGGGATCTGCCCGGGCGTCCGGATCCGCGACTCTTCGTGGCCCGGGCCCGGCGGGCCGCTGCCGCTGCGGCTGTACGAACCGGACGGCGTCCCGGCGGGCGGCCCGGCGCTGGTGTACTTCCACGGCGGCGGGTTCGTGCTCGGCAGCCTCGACACGCACGAAGGCGCGTGCCGGCTGCTGGCCGAGGAAGCCGGGGTGCGGGTGGTGTCGATCGGCTACCGGCTCGCCCCGGAGCACCCGTTCCCGGCGGCGGCCACGGACGCGGTGGCGGCGTTCTCCTTCGTGCACGACCACGCGGCGGAGTTCGGCATCGACCCGGCCCGGCTGGCAGTGGGCGGCGACAGCAGCGGCGCCAACCTCGCGGCCGTGGTCGCCCACGCGGCGGCCCGCGGCGAACTGCCCCGGCCGGTGTTCAGCCTCCTGCTCACCCCGGCGACCGACGCGCTCGGCGAGTCGGAGTCACACCGGCAGTTCGGCTCGGGCTTCCGCCTCGACCGCGACGAGTGGAGCTGGTACCGCGACCAGTACGTGCGCGACCCGGCTTCTTACACCGATCCGCGAGCATCGGTCCTCTACGACGACAGCCTCGACGGCCTCCCGCCGACGTACGTGGCCACGTGCGGCTTCGACCTGCTCCGCGACGAAGGCGAGGCATACGCGGCCCGCCTGGCCGCAGCAGGAGTCCCGCTGATCCACCGCCGGCACGAAGGCCAGCTACACGGCTTCGCGAACCGCGTCGGCGTGGACCCGGACGCCCGCGCGGCCATGCTCCACGCGGCCGGCGTCCTCCGAGCCGGCCTCGCCCTCAGCCCTAAGGGGCATCACGCGTGA
- a CDS encoding twin-arginine translocation signal domain-containing protein, with translation MTTDRRRFLKGAGLAAAAASVPLPAPASAALDGDLDPGRVCGRYQWLVGDHHTHSQYSYDAMYRIDQIAAGGRAHGADWIVFTDHGHAEHEKASVEPTEADFLAARRKYPDLLLWHGMEWNVPGAEHATVFFQAGDQQAAKLREFERAFDWRLTNSEASSPANEALALRALRWLADEERARRIHAPVVLINHPLRNGRVAPHELRAYRDAAPDIVIGMEGAPGAQADGFPKPLGNGGARGGYANSPGSNSWPGYPPEAYRTHGGWDWATAKVGGLWDSLLAEGKPWWITTNSDSHYNRGDTLVRPDVAGDWYDTHGKFPDPLDTGVPQLLAPYADFYPGEFSRTHVGVTRRSLEGVLEGLRAGRIWGGHGGLAQELQVGAYSGASSATLGGRLRVRRGSDVTLVIRARLASRPNGGGAVPRLARLDVVAGPVTGPVTDRDAMTAPGTRAVESFEPRWAPGRQVVFRHTFRNVREPFYMRVRGTNGDSEPTPDVVGQANPFEDLWLYANPIFADIC, from the coding sequence GTGACCACGGACAGACGCCGGTTCCTCAAGGGCGCCGGGCTCGCGGCCGCCGCCGCGAGCGTGCCCCTCCCCGCCCCCGCTTCCGCCGCTCTCGACGGCGACCTCGACCCGGGCCGGGTGTGTGGCCGCTACCAGTGGCTGGTCGGCGACCACCACACGCACAGCCAGTACTCGTACGACGCGATGTACCGGATCGACCAGATCGCCGCCGGCGGGCGCGCACACGGCGCGGACTGGATCGTCTTCACCGACCACGGCCACGCCGAGCACGAGAAGGCGTCGGTCGAGCCCACGGAAGCCGACTTCCTCGCCGCCCGGCGCAAGTACCCCGACCTGCTGCTGTGGCACGGCATGGAGTGGAACGTCCCGGGCGCCGAGCACGCGACCGTGTTCTTCCAGGCCGGGGACCAGCAGGCCGCGAAGCTGCGCGAGTTCGAGCGGGCCTTCGACTGGCGGCTGACGAACTCGGAGGCGTCGAGCCCGGCGAACGAGGCCCTCGCGCTCCGGGCGTTGCGGTGGCTCGCCGACGAAGAACGCGCGCGGCGGATCCACGCCCCGGTCGTGCTGATCAACCACCCGCTGCGCAACGGCCGCGTCGCCCCGCACGAGCTGCGGGCCTACCGCGACGCCGCCCCGGACATCGTGATCGGCATGGAAGGCGCGCCCGGCGCGCAGGCCGACGGCTTCCCGAAGCCGCTCGGCAACGGCGGCGCGCGCGGCGGCTACGCCAACAGCCCCGGCTCGAACTCGTGGCCGGGCTATCCGCCCGAGGCGTACCGGACGCACGGCGGCTGGGACTGGGCGACGGCGAAGGTCGGCGGGCTCTGGGACTCGCTGCTCGCCGAGGGCAAGCCGTGGTGGATCACCACGAACTCCGACTCCCACTACAACCGCGGCGACACGCTGGTCCGCCCGGACGTGGCGGGCGACTGGTACGACACGCACGGCAAGTTCCCCGACCCGCTCGACACCGGCGTCCCGCAGCTGCTCGCGCCGTACGCCGACTTCTACCCCGGCGAGTTCAGCCGCACGCACGTCGGCGTGACGCGGCGAAGCCTCGAAGGCGTCTTGGAGGGCCTCCGGGCCGGCCGGATCTGGGGCGGGCACGGCGGGCTCGCGCAGGAGCTGCAGGTCGGCGCGTACAGCGGCGCTTCCTCGGCGACCCTGGGCGGACGGCTGCGGGTCCGGCGCGGGTCGGACGTGACGCTGGTGATCCGCGCGCGGCTGGCGTCTCGGCCGAACGGCGGCGGCGCGGTGCCGCGGCTGGCCCGCCTGGACGTCGTCGCGGGCCCGGTCACCGGCCCGGTGACCGACCGCGACGCGATGACCGCGCCGGGCACCCGGGCGGTGGAATCGTTCGAGCCACGCTGGGCGCCCGGGCGCCAGGTCGTCTTCCGGCACACCTTCCGGAACGTGCGCGAGCCGTTCTACATGCGGGTCCGCGGCACGAACGGCGATTCGGAGCCCACGCCGGACGTCGTCGGCCAAGCGAACCCGTTCGAGGACTTGTGGCTGTACGCGAATCCGATTTTCGCGGACATTTGTTGA